One Panicum virgatum strain AP13 chromosome 9K, P.virgatum_v5, whole genome shotgun sequence genomic region harbors:
- the LOC120650360 gene encoding uncharacterized protein LOC120650360: protein MPPTRRGPRPRPRRGSTPAGADDSVPASAADLLALAGTLVPAAGATALRTPPQLKQLVHSLPASHPLLLSLPQALALALAPPSETASASGSDAPPPPTPRAPAVLLHLLLAHPSHPPRWDDLIRPLELLHARLALLATADPPLAALAAACFELAWRAGAPGRDALVAQTLPYLVALALTSASSARPVLRRLLALRDALPLLDYDDDRSISDFKMLLLRCFVSPLFLKAEEGRKFLALVLGVSEGIAREGLELVRAQVGITGAKRAAVVAYGEVVFRAWKDGGWVRAEVGEAFLQGMMEAAVHAGSKELAKAARKIIWAFVEQRAVAGVEKLVFRLAEPVLFRSLQVANSNVRHNALHLLLDLFPLEDPDVTKDVNDPLIEKQFFLIDKLLMDDYPEIRTVAVEGICRILSQYWEIVPAPTISKFLSKIVDDMSKDSCNEVRLSTLNGLKYLLDNPHSHEILKVLLPRLSDMISDTALSVRAAAVDLLLAVRDLRSFQYNKVVGLGTLLSSLANDHPRIAQKITKLLIPSYFPSKLNAKEACARCIALIKRSPTAGARFCEFAMSEGASPRSIVELVKFSITLALSRTGLNSDQIDGLIIASVNLIKSLSEERSGLATLREFFTNAKLRLVLQTVVSESARAAILSIAPVILPDDLSVLHEECMDVVVNATRISKQEEYQEATLAAHKLIFLSGWSDELFEALTNILHSKASDFSEIYGLRSPPCPVAPSRRKKGKLLKKAPARHHVVGKGSSKSKVSNEGLAVAAGAAWQINEIVKAENLREAFLQSSYSEIVLSSLKVISQVYVEQCLYLDSLDLAPVLAYLSLSTYNTLPDVDTRSCSESSIASQSLDHLLNCFDKLLTAPVKNPPPKSKASRSKDQQKGASEGNTVKGTVNAIMLGTSILKFIIDTAIIKLVNDDKIRCLKFASSYTKYAVSAIKNNQDQSSSFKGDDLKDALVLVRSSFTYAAKIIHLVLSSSTESSIPPEEAFFLANDLLDLVPSVESFVGSRFALSIVPALKQWLPVLILGLVCRWLIGPQNEMAVNICLFDDSCLPLWFTAVAKNELDAKEPGQDEQSEHVAEREDSPSSRKLAEMMVILLKKGSPRILDCLGGVLLSTLKLMLQRSEYDIVLGITRFVCARLLGNKTSALEKLQLTHDSLRDNFFEIDRYVREEFVDDDDSRQLLESTKELIRSVLPEI, encoded by the exons ATGCCGCCGACGCGGCgcggcccccgcccccgcccccgccgtggctccacccccgccggcgccgacgactccgtccccgcctccgccgccgacctcctcgccctcgccggcaCCCTcgtcccggccgccggcgccaccgccctcAGAACCCCTCCCCAACTCAAGCAACTCGTCCACTCCCTCCCCGCCTCCCACccgctcctcctctccctcccgcaGGCCCTTGCCCTCGCCCTCGCTCCCCCCTCCGaaaccgcctccgcctccggttccgacgcgcccccgccgccgaccccgcgcgcccccgccgtcctcctccacctgctCCTCGCCCACCCATCCCACCCGCCGCGATGGGACGACCTCATCCGCCCGCTCGAGCTCCTCCATGCCCGCCTCGCGCTCCTCGCCACCGCCGACCCGCCGCTcgcggccctcgccgccgcctgcttcgAGCTCGCCTGGCGCGCCGGCGCCCCGGGCCGCGACGCGCTCGTCGCGCAGACGCTGCCCTACCTCGTCGCCCTCGCGCTCACCTCCGCCTCCAGCGCCAGGCcggtcctccgccgcctcctcgcgctcCGCGACGCGCTCCCGCTGCTCGACTACGACGACGACCGGAGCATCTCCGACTTCAAGATGCTCCTGCTGCGCTGCTTCGTCTCGCCGCTCTTCCTCAAGGCCGAGGAAGGCAGGAAGTTCCTCGCGCTCGTGCTCGGCGTCAGCGAGGGGATCGCCAGGGAGGGGCTCGAGCTCGTCAGGGCGCAGGTGGGGATTACGGGCGCCAAGCGCGCGGCCGTCGTGGCCTACGGGGAGGTCGTGTTCAGGGCGTGGAAGGATGGGGGCTGGGTTAGGGCGGAGGTCGGCGAGGCGTTCCTGCAGGGGATGATGGAGGCCGCCGTGCATGCTGGGAGCAAGGAGCTGGCCAAGGCAGCCAGGAAGATCATCTGGGCGTTCGTGGAGCAGAGGGCGGTTGCCGGGGTTGAAAAGTTGGTGTTCCGGCTTGCGGAGCCTGTGCTGTTCCGATCGTTGCAG GTTGCAAACTCCAATGTTCGCCATAATGCCTTACATCTTCTATTAGATTTGTTTCCCCTTGAAGATCCAGATGTGACAAAGGATGTCAATGATCCTCTTATAGAGAAGCAGTTCTTCCTGATAGACAAGCTCCTCATGGATGACTACCCAGAAATACGTACAGTTGCAGTTGAAGGAATCTGCCGTATTCTTAGCCAATATTGGGAAATTGTCCCTGCCCCTACTATTTCAAAATTTCTGAGTAAAATTGTTGACGACATGTCCAAGGATTCTTGCAATGAGGTTCGGCTGTCAACACTAAATGGTCTCAAATACTTGCTTGACAATCCACATAGTCATGAAATACTTAAAGTTCTACTCCCAAGATTAAGCGATATGATCTCAGATACTGCTCTGTCTGTCAGAGCTGCTGCTGTTGATCTTCTTTTAGCTGTTCGTGATCTTCGATCTTTTCAATACAATAAG GTTGTTGGCCTGGGTACTCTATTATCTTCACTTGCAAATGACCATCCCCGTATTGctcaaaaaattacaaaactTCTCATTCCTTCTTATTTTCCATCAAAGTTGAACGCAAAAGAAGCATGTGCTCGCTGCATTGCACTGATAAAGAGGTCACCGACAGCTGGGGCGAGATTCTGTGAATTTGCTATGTCTGAAGGGGCATCCCCAAGGTCTATTGTTGAGCTAGTCAAATTCTCTATTACTCTTGCATTATCACGAACAGGACTTAACTCAGACCAGATTGATGGTCTTATTATCGCTTCTGTCAATCTTATAAAAAGTTTATCTGAAGAGCGCTCTGGTTTGGCTACTTTGCGAGAATTCTTTACAAATGCGAAGTTAAGGTTGGTCCTTCAAACTGTTGTTTCTGAGAGTGCCCGAGCTGCCATTCTTAGTATTGCTCCAGTTATTTTACCTGATGATCTATCTGTGCTCCATGAGGAATGCATGGATGTAGTTGTGAATGCTACTAGGATTTCAAAGCAAGAAGAATACCAGGAAGCAACGCTTGCAGCACATAAGTTGATATTTTTGAGTGGTTGGTCTGATGAACTGTTCGAAGCACTAACAAATATTCTGCATTCTAAAGCCTCTGATTTTTCTGAGATATATGGACTCAGATCCCCTCCATGCCCTGTTGCACCTtcaaggaggaagaaagggaagtTACTTAAGAAAGCACCAGCACGTCACCATGTTGTTGGAAAGGGGTCGTCCAAATCAAAAGTCAGTAATGAAGGGCTTGCTGTTGCAGCTGGAGCAGCATGGCAGATcaatgaaatagtgaaagctgAAAACCTTAGAGAAGCCTTTCTGCAATCTTCTTATTCAGAAATTGTACTTTCGTCTCTGAAGGTCATTTCTCAAGTGTATGTTGAGCAGTGCCTATATTTGGACTCTTTAGACCTTGCACCTGTGTTGGCCTATTTGAGTCTGTCTACATATAATACCCTTCCAGATGTTGATACTAGAAGCTGCTCTGAG TCATCAATTGCCAGTCAGTCACTGGATCATCTACTGAATTGTTTCGACAAACTCCTAACTGCACCTGTTAAAAATCCTCCGCCAAAGTCAAAAGCTTCACGATCAAAAGACCAGCAGAAAGGAGCATCTGAAG GAAACACAGTGAAAGGCACAGTCAATGCGATTATGCTGGGAACTTCAATTCTCAAGTTTATAATTGACACAGCAATAATCAAGCTGGTCAATGATGATAAAATAAGATGCCTCAAATTCGCATCATCCTACACAAAGTATGCTGTATCAGCCATAAAAAATAATCAAGATCAGAGTTCATCTTTCAAAGGCGATGATCTGAAGGATGCACTGGTGCTTGTACGAAGCTCCTTTACATACGCAGCCAAGATAATCCATTTGGTGCTATCAAGCTCAACTGAGTCATCAATCCCTCCAGAGGAGGCCTTCTTCCTTGCCAATGATCTTCTTGATCTTGTGCCCTCTGTCGAATCTTTTGTTGGCTCAAGATTTGCACTCAGTATAGTTCCTGCTCTAAAGCAATGGCTACCTGTTCTCATATTGGGTCTTGTATGTCGCTGGCTCATTGGACCACAGAATGAAATGGCTGTGAACATCTGCCTCTTTGACGACTCTTGCTTACCACTGTGGTTCACTGCTGTGGCAAAGAATGAGCTTGATGCCAAAGAGCCTGGCCAGGACGAGCAAAGCGAGCATGTTGCAGAGCGTGAGGACTCGCCATCATCCAGAAAGCTAGCTGAAATGATGGTGATCCTCCTGAAGAAAGGAAGCCCCAGAATCCTTGACTGCCTTGGCGGAGTCCTCCTGTCCACCCTCAAGTTGATGCTGCAAAGATCAGAATACGACATTGTATTGGGCATTACTCGCTTTGTTTGTGCCAGGTTGCTTGGGAACAAAACGTCGGCGTTGGAGAAGCTGCAGCTTACCCACGACTCTCTTCGTGATAATTTCTTTGAGATTGATAGGTATGTCAGGGAGGAGTTTGTTGATGACGATGATTCGAGGCAGCTATTGGAGAGCACAAAAGAGTTGATAAGATCAGTTCTTCCTGAAATATGA
- the LOC120650362 gene encoding LOW QUALITY PROTEIN: calcium-transporting ATPase 3, plasma membrane-type-like (The sequence of the model RefSeq protein was modified relative to this genomic sequence to represent the inferred CDS: inserted 2 bases in 1 codon) yields MSAAAGTPAEDGGDRPWQSYHTAYTNAKAGMEGVDKEKVQKVIYEMSKGSKYFENEQRKEALTKQKIEHLRAQCATLTDNDILHFQKVAEKKMLELEASRDLSKIWLHTDMDAFYAAVETLEDPSLKGKPLAVGSMSMVATASYEARKFGVRAAMPGFIGCKLCPGLVFVRPNFERYTHYSELTRKVFQRYDPNFIATSLDEAYLNITNVCAERGMTGEEVATELRAAIHQETGLTCSAGVAPNRMIAKVCSDINKPNGQFILPNDREAVWTFVSTLPIRKIGGIGKVTEQMLRQVLGISTCQEMLQKAAFLCALFSECSADFFLSVGLGLGGTETPEQRQRKSISCERTFTATNDSSLLFEKLANLAENLMDDLQKEGLKGKTLTLKLKTADFEVRTRAVTTRGYINSKEDILIYATKLLKAEMPLSLRLMGLRMSQLHDEKDDSSTSTQKTIDIFFRSSNSNLNVNGANVQRITNISGQDNGPISVTTKDDCLGPDTGTGASTDQQDFFVHDESIFIPEQRNLGKYNNEAVLSNPVISDCLGGAKIDDVTTSAKVMNAENLDDVGQLISHEATASSSKPGQQLWIDGFICSICGFELPPGFEEERQEHSDFHLAESLQQEETVDSKRSICSERLAEKPCSTTTPTPKKKLKSSKEGKHIPIDAFFAKCNKNLYINFTKAKLTGAFVYFVXQEKLRVAVLVSKPTLQSEHGVSLQSGHSVLEGAKAAGFQISADELASIVESRDCEKLAVHGQLDGIADKLATSLTDGINTAEYSLNQRQDIYGVNKFTESEARSLWEFVWEALQDTTLIILIACALISSVVGIATEGWPKGAYDGIGIFTSILLVVSVTATSNYQQSLQFRDLDKEKRKIFVQVTRNSLRQRMLIDDLLPGDVVHLAVGDQVPADGLFISGYSVLVNESSLTGESEPVVINEDNPFLLSGTKVLDGSCKMLVTAVGMRTQWGKLMAAITESGDDETPLQVKLNKVANIIGNIGLCFALLTFVVLSQGLVAQKYLDGLLLSWSGDDVLEILQHFSVAVTIIVVAVPEGLPLAVTLSLAFAMKKMMKDKALVRQLAACETMGSATIICSDKTGTLTTNRMSVVKACVCGNTIEVNSPRAPSIFSSELPEAALEILLESIFNNTAGEVVISQDGRRQILGTPTEVALLDFALLMGGGFKEKRQETKVVKVEPFNSTKKRMSIILELPGGGYRAHCKGASEVVLAACDKFIDARGSIVALNNTTTNKLNGIIETFSKEALRTLCLAYREMDDGFSIDEPIPLRGYTCIGIVGIKDPVRPGVRQSVATCRSAGIEVRMITGDNINTAKAIARECGILTEDGIAIEGAEFREKNHKELIELIPKMQVLARSSPLDKHTLVKHLRTTFNEVVAVTGDGTNDAPALREADIGLAMGIAGTEVAKESADVVILDDNFSTIVTVAKWGRSVYVNIQKFVQFQLTVNVVALLVNFSSACFTGDAPLTAVQLLWVNMIMDTLGALALATEPPDDNLMKKAPVGRRGKFITKVMWRNILGQSIFQFAVMWYLQTQGKYLFGLEGSDADTVLNTIIFNTFVFCQVFNEISSRDMDEINVLKGLLDNSIFMGILAGTTIFQFIIVQFLGDFADTMPLTQLQWLVSVLFGLLGMPIAAAIKLIPVEPHEEGN; encoded by the exons ATGTCGGCCGCGGCGGGGACGCCAGCGGAAGACGGAGGGGATCGGCCGTGGCAGTCTTACCATACGGCGTACACCAACGCCAAAGCTG GAATGGAGGGAGTTGACAAAGAAAAGGTGCAGAAGGTAATCTACGAAATGAGCAAGGGTTCAAAGTATTTTGAAAATGAGCAGAGGAAGGAGGCATTGACCAAACAAAAGATTGAACATCTCCGTGCACAGTGTGCGACATTGACTGATAATGACATATTGCATTTTCAGAAG GTTGCTGAAAAGAAAATGTTGGAGTTAGAGGCTTCACGAGATCTTTCAAAGATATGGCTTCACACTGACATGGATGCCTTTTATGCTGCTGTTGAGACATTGGAGGATCCATCCTTGAAGGGAAAACCGTTGGCAGTTGGTAGCATGTCTATGGTAGCTACTGCCAGTTATGAG GCACGGAAGTTTGGAGTTCGTGCAGCAATGCCTGGTTTTATTGGATGTAAACTATGTCCTGGCCTGGTTTTTGTCAGACCAAACTTTGAGAGATACACTCATTATAGTGAGCTGACAAGAAAAG TTTTCCAGAGATATGATCCCAATTTCATCGCAACAAGTCTAGATGAAGCATACCTCAACATAACAAATGTCTGCGCTGAAAGAGGCATGACAGGAGAGGAG GTTGCTACTGAGCTTAGAGCTGCCATACACCAGGAAACTGGTCTAACATGTAGTGCAGGGGTTGCCCCAAACCGCATGATTGCAAAG GTTTGTTCTGATATTAACAAACCCAATGGACAGTTTATTTTGCCAAATGATCGAGAAGCTGTATGGACATTTGTATCTACATTGCCTATAAGAAAG ATAGGTGGCATAGGTAAGGTGACTGAACAGATGTTACGTCAGGTTCTTGGAATCAGTACATGTCAGGAGATGCTGCAGAAGGCTGCTTTCTTATGTGCTCTTTTTTCTGAATGCTCAGCTG ATTTCTTTCTTTCGGTTGGTCTTGGATTAGGAGGTACAGAAACTCCAGagcaaaggcaaaggaaaagtaTCAGTTGTGAGCGAACTTTCACAGCAACAAATGATTCTTCTTTGCTTTTCGAGAAATTAG CTAACCTCGCTGAAAACTTAATGGATGATTTGCAAAAGGAGGGTTTGAAAGGAAAGACACTAACACTCAAACTAAAGACTGCAGATTTTGAG GTTCGGACTCGAGCAGTAACTACACGAGGCTATATCAACTCCAAGGAAGACATCTTGATCTATGCTACTAAGTTGCTTAAGGCTGAAATGCCTCTTTCTTTGAGATTGATGG GGTTGCGGATGTCTCAGCTTCATGATGAGAAGGATGATTCATCTACTTCGACACAAAAGACGATAGATATATTTTTTCGCTCATCAAACAGTAACTTAAATGTCAATGGAGCAAATGTTCAGAGGATCACTAATATCTCAGGGCAGGATAATGGCCCTATTAGTGTgacaaccaaggatgattgctTGGGACCTGATACTGGAACTGGTGCATCCACAGACCAACAGGATTTCTTTGTCCATGATGAGAGCATTTTCATCCCAGAACAAAGGAATTTAGGCAAGTACAATAACGAGGCTGTCTTAAGCAATCCGGTTATCAGTGATTGCTTAGGTGGAGCAAAGATAGATGATGTCACTACCAGTGCAAAG GTTATGAACGCTGAGAACCTTGATGATGTTGGCCAGTTGATCAGTCACGAAGCTACAGCTTCATCAAGTAAACCTGGTCAGCAGTTATGGATCGATGGTTTCATTTGCTCCATTTGTGGGTTTGAACTACCTCCAGGGTTTGAGGAGGAGAGGCAAGAACATTCAGATTTTCACTTGGCTGAATCGCTACAGCAGGAAGAAACAGTTGATAGTAAAAGATCCATTTGCAGCGAGAG GCTGGCTGAAAAACCATGCTCTACTACtacacccacacccaagaaaaAGCTGAAGTCTTCCAAAGAAGGAAAGCATATTCCAATTGATGCCTTTTTTGCAAAGTGTAATAAGAACTT GTACATTAATTTTACTAAAGCAAAACTGACGGGTGCCTTTGTGTATTTTGT GCAGGAGAAGCTACGTGTTGCTGTCCTTGTATCGAAACCCACACTACAAAGTGAACATG GTGTTTCACTTCAGAGTGGGCATTCTGTTCTTGAAGGTGCTAAAGCTGCTGGGTTTCAGATCTCTGCCGATGAACTGGCATCAATCGTTGAAAGTCGTGACTGTGAAAAGTTGGCCGTGCATGGTCAATTGGATGGAATTGCAGACAAGTTGGCAACATCCTTGACTGATGGGATTAATACAGCTGAGTACAGCCTAAATCAAAGGCAGGACATATACGGAGTGAACAAGTTCACAGAGAGTGAGGCCCGCAGCTTATGGGAGTTTGTGTGGGAAGCACTGCAAGATACCACTCTTATAATTCTTATAGCATGTGCTCTCATATCTTCTGTTGTTGGCATTGCCACAGAAGGATGGCCAAAAGGTGCCTATGATGGCATTGGAATTTTTACAAGTATCCTCCTGGTTGTTTCTGTTACTGCGACAAGTAACTATCAGCAGTCTTTGCAATTCAGGGATCTGGacaaagagaaaaggaaaattttTGTTCAAGTTACAAGAAACAGTCTCAGACAAAGGATGTTGATAGACGATCTTCTTCCTGGTGATGTTGTCCACCTAGCAGTCGGAGATCAGGTTCCTGCAGATGGCCTCTTTATATCTGGGTATTCAGTATTGGTCAATGAGTCCAGTCTAACTGGGGAGAGTGAACCTGTTGTCATAAATGAAGATAACCCTTTTCTTCTGTCAGGGACCAAAGTTCTTGACGGTTCATGCAAAATGCTGGTTACTGCAGTAGGGATGCGAACACAGTGGGGTAAACTAATGGCTGCCATCACTGAAAGTGGGGATGACGAAACTCCACTCCAGGTCAAACTAAATAAAGTTGCAAATATTATTGGAAACATTGGTCTATGTTTTGCCCTCTTGACTTTTGTTGTGCTCTCGCAAGGTTTAGTTGCCCAGAAATACCTTGATGGGCTTCTTTTAAGCTGGTCTGGAGATGATGTGCTCGAGATATTGCAACATTTTTCCGTTGCAGTTACAATCATTGTTGTCGCTGTTCCTGAGGGATTGCCTTTAGCAGTCACATTGAGCCTTGCAtttgcaatgaagaagatgatgaaggaCAAGGCGTTGGTCCGACAATTAGCTGCCTGTGAAACCATGGGCTCAGCCACGATCATTTGCAGTGACAAGACCGGAACACTAACAACCAATCGCATGTCTGTCGTGAAGGCCTGTGTATGCGGGAACACCATAGAAGTGAACAGTCCACGAGCACCTTCTATTTTTTCTTCCGAACTCCCAGAAGCTGCTTTGGAAATTCTTCTGGAATCTATTTTTAACAACACTGCAGGTGAAGTGGTGATTAGCCAAGATGGGCGCCGTCAAATACTAGGGACCCCTACTGAGGTGGCTTTGTTGGACTTTGCATTGTTAATGGGTGGAGGATTTAAAGAAAAGCGGCAGGAAACCAAGGTTGTCAAGGTGGAGCCTTTTAATTCAACAAAAAAGAGGATGAGCATCATTCTTGAGCTTCCTGGAGGAGGATACCGTGCACATTGTAAAGGTGCTTCAGAAGTAGTCTTGGCTGCCTGTGATAAATTTATAGATGCCAGAGGTAGTATTGTTGCCCTCAATAACACAACTACAAACAAACTCAATGGTATCATTGAAACCTTTTCTAAAGAAGCACTTAGGACACTCTGCCTAGCTTATCGGGAAATGGATGATGGCTTTTCCATTGATGAGCCAATACCGCTACGAGGATACACATGCATTGGTATTGTTGGTATCAAAGATCCTGTTCGTCCAGGCGTCAGGCAGTCTGTAGCAACTTGCCGGTCTGCTGGCATTGAGGTTCGAATGATTACAGGCGACAACATAAATACAGCAAAGGCAATTGCCCGTGAATGTGGTATACTTACTGAGGATGGTATCGCCATTGAAGGTGCTGAGTTTAGAGAGAAAAATCATAAAGAACTCATTGAGTTGATTCCAAAAATGCAG GTACTGGCCCGATCTTCACCACTTGACAAACATACACTTGTGAAACACTTGCGCACCACATTTAATGAGGTTGTTGCCGTGACTGGTGATGGTACAAATGACGCACCAGCACTACGTGAGGCAGATATTGGACTTGCCATGGGAATTGCAGGGACTGAG GTGGCAAAAGAGAGCGCCGATGTTGTAATTCTGGATGATAACTTCTCCACCATCGTAACGGTTGCAAAATGGGGACGCTCTGTTTATGTCAACATCCAAAAGTTTGTGCAGTTTCAGCTGACTGTTAATGTTGTCGCATTGCTAGTTAACTTCTCTTCTGCGTGCTTTACAG GAGATGCTCCACTGACAGCTGTTCAGCTTCTTTGGGTCAACATGATTATGGATACCCTAGGAGCACTTGCGCTTGCCACTGAACCACCAGATGATAACTTAATGAAGAAAGCACCAGTTGGAAGGAGAGGGAAATTCATCACAAAAGTAATGTGGAGGAATATTTTGGGTCAGTCAATATTCCAATTTGCGGTCATGTGGTATCTACAAACTCAAGGGAAGTACTTGTTTGGGCTTGAAGGCTCTGACGCAGATACTGTCCTAAATACAATCATATTCAACACTTTTGTCTTCTGCCAG GTGTTCAATGAGATAAGCTCGAGGGACATGGACGAGATCAATGTTCTCAAGGGCCTTCTAGACAACTCCATTTTCATGGGCATCCTTGCTGGCACCACCATCTTCCAGTTCATCATTGTCCAGTTCCTAGGAGATTTTGCTGACACCATGCCTCTCACACAGCTCCAGTGGCTCGTAAGCGTTCTCTTTGGCCTCCTTGGGATGCCTATTGCTGCCGCCATCAAACTGATTCCCGTGGAACCACATGAAGAAGGCAATTGA